The Corynebacterium comes genome window below encodes:
- a CDS encoding ABC transporter ATP-binding protein yields MTALVEARGLGWRHASRIDPAIENISLRLERGEKVLLTGDSGAGKSTLLAALAGLLGDEEDGERTGTLEVGGTVGMVLQDPDSQVIASRVGDDVAFGCENLRVPREEIWPRVRRALALVGLDLPLDHPTRHLSGGQKQRLALAGVIAMGAELILLDEPTANLDPAGQREVVDAVTTVAAETGATLLVVEHRPRLWAPMMDRFLHLGADGLQEITVADLPRPPVLPAARGVSPGTPTMVRARDLQTIWGPPRTLDLPAGASSVITGPNGSGKSTLTLTLAGLLEPTGGTLEYSGDLRRGLKAPPHKWTSRQLAQRVGYVFQDPEHQFVARTVAEEMAVSGGPRERIDDLLVRLRLTHLSQANPFTLSGGEKRRLSVATALVNTPAFLILDEPTFGQDPTTFKELVSLVRQLTDQGVTVASITHDELYIHALGDHVVEVR; encoded by the coding sequence ATGACAGCACTCGTCGAGGCCCGCGGCCTCGGCTGGCGGCACGCCTCCAGAATCGACCCCGCGATCGAGAACATCTCCCTGCGCCTGGAGCGTGGCGAGAAGGTCCTGCTCACCGGTGACTCCGGCGCAGGGAAGTCCACCCTCCTGGCGGCTCTGGCCGGGTTGCTGGGGGATGAGGAGGACGGCGAGCGGACAGGCACGCTTGAGGTCGGCGGCACCGTGGGCATGGTCCTGCAGGACCCGGACTCCCAGGTCATCGCCTCGCGTGTGGGCGACGACGTCGCCTTCGGCTGCGAGAACCTGAGGGTCCCCCGGGAGGAGATCTGGCCGCGGGTGCGCCGCGCCCTGGCCCTGGTCGGACTGGATCTCCCGCTCGATCACCCCACGCGGCATCTGTCCGGCGGGCAGAAGCAGCGACTTGCCCTGGCGGGCGTCATCGCCATGGGGGCCGAGCTCATCCTGCTCGACGAGCCGACCGCCAACCTCGACCCGGCGGGGCAACGCGAGGTCGTTGACGCGGTGACCACGGTCGCCGCGGAAACCGGTGCAACCCTGCTCGTGGTCGAACACCGCCCGCGGCTCTGGGCGCCCATGATGGACCGCTTCCTCCACCTGGGGGCGGACGGGCTGCAGGAGATCACCGTCGCGGACCTGCCCCGTCCGCCGGTGCTGCCCGCCGCGCGGGGAGTGAGCCCCGGGACTCCGACCATGGTCCGGGCCCGGGACCTGCAGACCATCTGGGGCCCGCCTCGCACTCTGGACCTGCCGGCGGGTGCCTCGAGCGTGATCACGGGACCGAACGGATCCGGCAAATCCACGTTGACGCTGACGCTGGCCGGACTGTTGGAGCCGACCGGCGGGACGCTGGAGTACTCCGGGGATCTGCGCCGGGGACTGAAGGCACCGCCCCACAAGTGGACCTCGCGGCAGCTCGCGCAACGCGTCGGCTACGTGTTCCAGGATCCGGAGCACCAGTTCGTCGCCCGCACCGTGGCCGAGGAGATGGCCGTGTCCGGCGGGCCCCGGGAGCGTATCGACGACCTCCTGGTACGCCTGCGGCTGACCCATCTGTCGCAGGCCAACCCCTTCACGCTCTCCGGCGGGGAGAAACGGCGACTGTCCGTTGCCACCGCACTGGTCAATACCCCGGCCTTTCTCATCCTCGACGAGCCGACCTTCGGTCAGGACCCCACCACCTTCAAGGAACTCGTCAGCCTGGTCCGTCAGCTCACCGACCAGGGAGTGACCGTCGCCTCGATCACCCATGACGAGCTCTACATCCACGCCCTCGGCGACCACGTTGTGGAGGTCCGATGA
- a CDS encoding nucleoside/nucleotide kinase family protein encodes MSRLTVLVDGPSGAGKTTFAEAVSRRTGLRVVHLDDFYPGWSGLASASRMVVHDVLDPRDPGYRRWDWVAGVPGDWVSLDPEESVIIEGVGAVTEASIAAAGALGDVLTVRLNAPARVRRARALTRDTGYEPFWDMWAGQEELHFREHGRVPVDFELEW; translated from the coding sequence GTGAGCAGACTGACAGTCCTGGTCGACGGTCCCTCAGGGGCGGGGAAGACGACGTTCGCCGAGGCCGTCTCCCGGCGTACCGGCCTGCGGGTGGTGCACCTGGATGATTTCTACCCGGGGTGGTCCGGCCTGGCCTCGGCTTCCCGCATGGTCGTCCACGACGTGCTCGATCCCAGGGACCCCGGCTACCGCCGCTGGGACTGGGTGGCCGGAGTGCCGGGCGACTGGGTGTCGCTCGATCCGGAGGAGTCGGTGATCATCGAGGGGGTCGGCGCGGTGACGGAGGCGTCGATCGCCGCAGCCGGGGCTCTCGGCGATGTGCTGACCGTGCGCCTCAACGCACCGGCGCGGGTGCGCCGCGCCCGGGCGCTCACACGGGACACCGGCTATGAACCCTTCTGGGACATGTGGGCCGGTCAGGAGGAGCTGCACTTCCGCGAACACGGCCGGGTTCCGGTGGACTTCGAACTGGAGTGGTGA
- a CDS encoding FAD-dependent oxidoreductase, producing the protein MSRPLWRDNAPPYPTSPLPTGSHVDVAVVGAGFTGLITALLAAEAGLKVAVIEALIVGAGASGATTAKATLLQGTRLSNLTQTHNQELAADYLAANRAGLSWLRDFCGAHGVYTRSASAFTFAATEKAVAQVEAEHRVAQALGLPTVFRDTLPTPFPVHAAVELPDQLQLNPVELLAALVRAVHAAGGTVTERARVTGVQAGEGRVQLTTGVGSLTAGQVVLATASPILDRRVTTMELIPQRSYLCAFDPAPTTEIPAGMYISAESPTFSFRTHVHEGRTKLLVGGQGHRTGKSHDTGVHIETLTEWTMKHFPGARRTHAWSAQDYHPVRMVPHVGPLHWGDGRILFAGGYSKWGLAAAPAAALQLLDLLQGRPAELTFGSPSVLGTAKTTVTKQVWAPVTEFSNLAHVITGSGTRAGDAPDGSTTDDNGAVVFREGVHLVGESSVDGRACRVSLVCPHMGGTPAWNETEKSWDCPLHGSRFAADGTLIEGPAVRGLKQL; encoded by the coding sequence ATGAGCAGGCCACTGTGGCGCGATAACGCTCCCCCCTACCCCACCTCTCCACTCCCGACCGGAAGCCATGTTGATGTCGCGGTCGTGGGGGCAGGCTTCACCGGGCTGATCACCGCGCTCCTGGCCGCCGAGGCCGGTCTCAAAGTGGCTGTCATCGAAGCCCTCATCGTCGGCGCGGGGGCGAGCGGGGCAACCACCGCCAAGGCGACCCTGCTCCAGGGCACGAGGTTGTCGAATCTGACGCAGACCCATAATCAGGAGCTTGCAGCGGATTACCTGGCAGCGAACAGGGCGGGGCTCAGCTGGCTGCGCGACTTCTGTGGTGCACACGGGGTGTACACCCGGTCCGCCAGTGCCTTCACCTTCGCCGCAACGGAAAAAGCCGTCGCCCAGGTGGAGGCTGAGCATCGGGTGGCGCAGGCGCTGGGGCTGCCCACTGTCTTCCGGGACACCCTCCCGACCCCCTTCCCGGTCCATGCAGCCGTCGAGCTGCCGGATCAGCTCCAGCTCAACCCAGTTGAACTGCTTGCTGCCCTGGTCCGCGCAGTCCACGCAGCCGGAGGTACGGTCACGGAGCGCGCCCGGGTCACCGGCGTGCAGGCGGGTGAGGGCCGTGTGCAGTTGACCACCGGCGTCGGTTCGCTGACGGCCGGGCAGGTCGTGCTCGCCACGGCCTCCCCGATCCTGGACAGACGGGTCACCACCATGGAGCTGATCCCCCAACGCTCCTACCTGTGCGCATTCGACCCGGCCCCCACCACGGAAATTCCGGCGGGCATGTACATCTCGGCGGAATCACCCACCTTCTCCTTCCGCACCCACGTACACGAAGGCAGGACGAAGCTACTGGTGGGAGGGCAAGGGCACCGGACCGGAAAATCCCACGACACCGGTGTGCACATTGAGACACTGACCGAGTGGACGATGAAGCATTTCCCCGGCGCGCGCCGCACCCACGCCTGGTCGGCGCAGGACTACCACCCTGTCCGCATGGTCCCTCATGTGGGGCCTCTCCACTGGGGCGATGGACGGATTCTGTTCGCCGGCGGATACAGCAAGTGGGGTCTGGCCGCCGCCCCCGCCGCGGCACTGCAGCTCCTCGATCTTCTGCAGGGTCGGCCCGCAGAGCTCACGTTCGGCAGCCCGTCCGTGCTCGGGACCGCGAAGACCACCGTGACCAAGCAGGTGTGGGCACCCGTCACGGAGTTCAGCAACCTGGCACACGTGATCACCGGTTCGGGCACTCGGGCGGGTGACGCACCCGACGGTTCCACCACCGATGACAACGGTGCCGTGGTCTTCCGGGAAGGGGTTCACCTGGTCGGCGAATCCTCTGTTGACGGCCGGGCCTGCCGGGTGTCGCTGGTCTGTCCCCACATGGGTGGAACACCGGCCTGGAACGAGACCGAGAAATCCTGGGACTGTCCGCTGCACGGCTCCAGGTTCGCGGCCGACGGGACACTCATCGAAGGTCCCGCCGTCAGGGGTCTGAAACAACTCTGA
- a CDS encoding peptide ABC transporter substrate-binding protein: MALAKKTISLLAATTLAFGLVACTDSDDSASGGDGSSGGGNYVLANGSEPQNPLLPANTNEVGGGRIVDLLYSGLVYYDAEGEIHNEVAESIEHEGEKTYRVTLKDGWTFADGSPVKAENFVNAWNKAVQESQLSAYFFEPILGYAEGVESMEGLQVVDDLTFTIELNQPEADFPLRLGYSAFYPLPNEAFDDLAAFGENPNGNGPYKLDSWNHNQDATLVPNENYNGDRAPQNDGVKFVFYAQQDAAYNDLLAGNLDVLDAVPDSAFATFEDEIGERAVNQPAAIFQSFTIPEAAEHFSGEEGVLRRQALSHAINREEITDAIFQGTRTPATDFTSPVLPGYDGEIAGNEVLDYDAERARELWAQADEIAPFTGEFTLSYNADGGHQAWVDAVVNSIRNTLEIEAAGNPYPDFKSLRDDVTGRTISGAFRTGWQADYPSQGNFLGPLYGTGAGSNDGDYSNPEFDAKLTEAAGAETPEDASRIYNEAQEILFNDLPAIPLWYANTTGGSSENVDNVVFSWKQQPLYYNITKQ, from the coding sequence ATGGCGCTCGCCAAGAAGACGATCAGCCTGCTCGCCGCCACCACCCTGGCGTTCGGACTGGTTGCGTGCACCGATTCCGACGACAGTGCCTCCGGTGGTGACGGCAGCTCGGGCGGCGGCAACTACGTCCTCGCCAACGGCAGTGAGCCGCAGAACCCGCTCCTTCCGGCCAACACCAACGAGGTCGGCGGCGGTCGCATCGTCGACCTCCTGTACTCCGGCCTCGTCTACTACGATGCCGAGGGCGAGATTCACAATGAGGTCGCCGAATCCATCGAGCACGAGGGCGAGAAGACCTACCGGGTCACGCTCAAGGACGGCTGGACCTTCGCCGACGGCAGCCCGGTCAAGGCAGAGAACTTCGTCAATGCCTGGAACAAGGCCGTCCAGGAGTCGCAGCTCTCCGCCTACTTCTTCGAGCCGATCCTCGGCTACGCGGAGGGAGTGGAGTCGATGGAGGGTCTCCAGGTCGTTGACGATCTCACCTTCACCATCGAGCTCAACCAGCCCGAGGCCGATTTCCCGCTGCGTCTGGGCTATTCCGCCTTCTACCCGTTGCCGAATGAGGCGTTTGATGACCTCGCTGCCTTCGGTGAGAACCCCAACGGCAACGGCCCCTACAAACTGGACTCCTGGAACCACAACCAGGATGCGACCCTGGTGCCCAACGAAAACTACAACGGGGACCGCGCCCCGCAGAACGACGGCGTGAAGTTCGTCTTCTACGCCCAGCAGGATGCCGCCTACAACGATCTTCTGGCCGGTAACCTTGATGTCCTGGACGCCGTCCCGGACAGCGCCTTCGCCACCTTCGAGGACGAGATCGGTGAGCGGGCCGTCAACCAGCCCGCCGCAATCTTCCAGTCCTTCACCATTCCGGAGGCCGCCGAGCACTTCTCCGGCGAAGAGGGCGTCCTGCGCCGCCAGGCACTGTCCCACGCGATCAACCGCGAGGAGATCACCGATGCGATCTTCCAGGGCACCCGCACCCCGGCCACCGACTTCACCTCCCCGGTCCTGCCGGGCTACGACGGTGAGATCGCGGGCAACGAGGTCCTCGACTACGACGCCGAGCGGGCCCGGGAGCTGTGGGCACAGGCGGACGAGATCGCACCGTTCACCGGCGAGTTCACCCTGTCCTACAACGCCGACGGCGGCCACCAGGCCTGGGTCGACGCAGTGGTCAACTCCATCCGCAACACCCTGGAGATCGAGGCCGCAGGCAACCCCTACCCGGACTTCAAGTCCCTGCGTGACGACGTCACCGGCCGCACCATCAGCGGCGCCTTCCGAACCGGTTGGCAGGCGGACTACCCCTCACAGGGCAACTTCCTCGGCCCGCTCTACGGCACCGGCGCAGGCTCCAACGACGGTGACTACTCCAACCCGGAATTCGACGCCAAGTTGACCGAGGCAGCCGGCGCAGAGACCCCCGAGGACGCGTCACGCATCTACAACGAGGCGCAGGAGATCCTGTTCAACGATCTGCCGGCCATTCCGCTGTGGTACGCGAACACCACGGGTGGTTCCAGCGAGAACGTCGACAACGTCGTGTTCTCCTGGAAGCAGCAGCCGCTCTACTACAACATCACCAAGCAGTAG
- a CDS encoding dipeptide ABC transporter ATP-binding protein, translated as MSENVTPLLEMKDVKISFTSSTGVVEAVRGINMSIYPGQSVAIVGESGSGKSTAAMSILGLLPGTGKVTGGQILFNGEDITGLNDKEMQRYRGSEIGLVPQDPMSNLNPVWRVGTQVAESLRANNVVKGSDVGARVTELLEEAGLPDAARRGRQYPHEFSGGMRQRALIAIGLAARPKLLIADEPTSALDVTVQKRILDHLQSLTEELGTAVLFITHDLGLAAERAEHLVVMHRGRIVESGPSLQILRDPQHPYTRRLVKAAPSLASARIQSALAAGVESAELVAHGRERKTEEVIRAENLTKAFGENTAVDDVSFTLRKGTTLALVGESGSGKSTVANMVLNLLEPTSGRVLYQGTDLSTLGSRELFGMRRKMQVVFQNPYGSLDPMYSIYRCIEEPLALHGVGGRKDREKRVAELLDMVAMPRSAMRRFPNELSGGQRQRIAIARALALNPEVLVLDEAVSALDVLVQNQIIRLLAELQDELDLSYLFITHDLAVVRQMADDVVVMKQGAIVEQGTADQIFADPREEYTRDLITSVPGLNIDLGTGSNLGLTGDEGRGSGAV; from the coding sequence ATGAGCGAGAACGTCACACCCCTGCTCGAGATGAAGGACGTGAAGATTTCCTTCACCTCCTCCACCGGAGTCGTCGAGGCCGTGCGCGGTATCAACATGTCGATCTACCCGGGCCAGTCCGTCGCCATCGTCGGCGAGTCGGGCTCCGGCAAGTCCACCGCAGCGATGTCGATCCTGGGTCTGCTGCCGGGTACCGGCAAGGTCACCGGTGGGCAGATCCTGTTCAACGGAGAGGACATCACCGGTCTGAACGACAAGGAGATGCAGCGCTACCGTGGCTCCGAGATCGGCCTGGTTCCCCAGGACCCGATGTCCAACCTCAACCCGGTGTGGCGCGTGGGTACCCAGGTCGCGGAGAGCCTGCGGGCGAACAACGTGGTCAAGGGTTCCGACGTGGGCGCGCGGGTCACCGAGCTCCTCGAGGAGGCAGGGCTTCCCGACGCCGCGCGGCGCGGGAGGCAGTACCCGCACGAGTTCTCCGGCGGTATGCGCCAACGTGCGCTCATCGCGATCGGCCTGGCGGCCCGCCCGAAGTTGCTCATCGCCGACGAGCCGACTTCCGCGCTCGACGTCACCGTGCAGAAACGTATTCTGGACCACCTCCAGTCGCTGACCGAGGAACTGGGCACCGCCGTGCTGTTCATCACCCACGACCTGGGCCTGGCGGCCGAGCGTGCCGAGCATCTCGTGGTCATGCACCGGGGTCGCATCGTCGAATCCGGTCCCAGCCTGCAGATTCTCCGGGACCCGCAGCACCCCTACACCCGCAGGTTGGTCAAGGCGGCACCCTCGCTGGCGTCGGCACGCATCCAGTCGGCGCTGGCTGCCGGTGTGGAGTCCGCCGAGCTGGTGGCTCATGGGCGCGAGAGGAAGACTGAGGAGGTCATCCGCGCAGAGAACCTCACCAAGGCCTTCGGAGAGAACACCGCCGTCGACGATGTCAGTTTCACCCTGCGTAAGGGCACCACCCTGGCGCTCGTAGGTGAATCCGGTTCCGGCAAGTCGACCGTGGCGAACATGGTGCTCAACCTCCTCGAACCGACGAGTGGCCGGGTGCTCTACCAGGGCACCGACCTGTCGACGCTGGGCAGCAGGGAACTTTTCGGGATGCGCAGGAAGATGCAGGTGGTCTTCCAGAATCCCTATGGTTCGCTGGACCCCATGTACTCCATTTACCGGTGCATCGAGGAACCCCTGGCGCTGCACGGGGTCGGAGGGCGGAAGGACCGGGAGAAGCGCGTCGCGGAGCTGCTCGACATGGTGGCCATGCCCCGTTCCGCCATGCGTCGATTCCCCAATGAACTGTCCGGCGGGCAGCGGCAGCGGATCGCCATCGCGCGGGCGCTGGCGCTCAACCCGGAGGTCCTCGTCCTCGACGAGGCAGTCTCCGCGCTCGACGTGCTCGTGCAGAACCAGATCATCCGCCTGCTCGCGGAGCTCCAGGACGAGCTCGACCTGTCCTACCTGTTCATCACGCACGACCTTGCCGTTGTCCGACAGATGGCGGACGACGTGGTCGTCATGAAGCAGGGGGCGATCGTCGAACAGGGCACGGCCGACCAGATCTTCGCCGACCCTCGCGAGGAGTACACCCGTGACCTCATCACCTCCGTGCCGGGCCTCAACATTGATCTCGGCACCGGATCGAATCTCGGTCTGACCGGGGACGAGGGGCGGGGCTCCGGCGCCGTCTGA
- a CDS encoding zinc-dependent alcohol dehydrogenase: MKAVTWQGRRNVSVDNVPDPILQEDNDAIIEVTSTAICGSDLHLYEVLGPYMDAGDIIGHEPMGRVVEAGPTSGLAVGDRVVVPFTIACGSCWMCDRRLYSQCEITQVREQGSGARLFGYSRLYGSVPGAQAQYLRVPHADFGPVKVGEELPDHRYLFLSDVLPTAWQAVRYADVQPGETLAVFGLGPIGQMAARIGLHLGARVFGIDPIPERREMASRHGVEVFDHHKDTNDEIRDVTEGRGPDGVVDAVGMEAHGSPIAKAAHTAVGMLPDPLGRTLMEHAGIDRLAALHSSIDLVRRGGTISLSGVYGGQASPLPMLTLFDKQVQLRMGQANVKAWIDDLLPLVEDPSDPLGVDDLVTHRLPIDTAPEAYKMFQEKTDGCIKVVLDPQA, translated from the coding sequence ATGAAGGCAGTCACCTGGCAAGGCAGGAGGAACGTCAGCGTGGACAACGTCCCGGACCCCATCCTCCAGGAGGACAACGACGCGATCATCGAGGTCACCTCCACCGCAATATGCGGCTCTGACCTGCACCTCTACGAAGTCCTCGGCCCCTACATGGACGCCGGCGACATCATCGGCCACGAGCCGATGGGCCGGGTGGTCGAGGCCGGCCCCACGTCCGGTCTCGCTGTGGGCGACCGGGTGGTCGTCCCCTTCACCATCGCCTGCGGCTCCTGTTGGATGTGCGACCGGCGGCTGTACTCCCAGTGCGAGATCACGCAGGTGAGGGAGCAGGGCAGCGGCGCGCGGTTGTTCGGGTACTCCCGCCTCTATGGTTCGGTGCCCGGTGCGCAGGCACAGTATCTGCGGGTCCCGCACGCCGACTTCGGCCCCGTGAAGGTGGGTGAAGAGCTCCCCGACCACCGTTATCTCTTCCTCAGCGACGTCCTCCCCACCGCCTGGCAGGCCGTCCGGTACGCGGACGTCCAACCGGGTGAAACGCTCGCGGTCTTCGGGCTCGGGCCGATCGGCCAGATGGCCGCCCGCATCGGCCTCCACCTGGGTGCCCGGGTCTTCGGGATCGATCCGATTCCCGAACGCCGGGAGATGGCCTCCCGCCACGGTGTCGAGGTCTTCGACCACCACAAGGACACCAACGACGAGATCCGGGACGTCACGGAGGGCCGCGGCCCCGATGGCGTCGTGGACGCGGTGGGTATGGAGGCCCACGGCTCGCCCATCGCCAAGGCGGCACACACCGCGGTCGGAATGCTCCCGGATCCGCTGGGCAGGACGTTGATGGAACACGCCGGCATCGACCGACTGGCCGCCCTGCACTCCTCCATCGACCTGGTCCGCCGCGGCGGCACCATCTCACTCAGCGGCGTCTACGGCGGACAGGCCAGCCCCCTGCCGATGCTCACGCTCTTTGACAAGCAGGTGCAGCTGCGCATGGGTCAGGCGAACGTCAAGGCGTGGATCGACGACCTGCTCCCGCTGGTGGAGGACCCGTCCGACCCGCTCGGGGTGGATGATCTGGTGACCCACCGCCTCCCCATCGACACAGCACCCGAGGCCTACAAGATGTTCCAGGAGAAGACCGACGGATGTATCAAGGTGGTCCTGGACCCGCAGGCGTAG
- a CDS encoding ABC transporter permease codes for MLRYIGRRLLQMIPVFFGATLLIYALVFLMPGDPVQALGGDRGLSEAARARIEAEYNLDKPFIIQYLLYLKGIFTLDFGTTFSGQPVADVMARAFPVTIKLAVMALAFEAFFGILFGVIAGVRRGGVFDSTVLVMSLMVIAVPSFVIGFVLQFVVGVKWGILPVTVGSNETFTALLMPAIVLGSVSFAYVLRLTRQSVSENLRADYVRTARAKGLGNGQVMTRHVLRNSLIPVATFLGADLGALMGGAIVTEGIFAINGVGGTIYQAIIKGEPTTVVSFTTVLVIVYIIANLIVDLIYAVLDPRIRYA; via the coding sequence ATGTTGCGCTACATCGGGCGACGGCTTCTCCAGATGATCCCCGTCTTCTTCGGAGCCACGCTGCTCATCTACGCACTCGTTTTCCTCATGCCGGGGGATCCGGTTCAGGCCCTCGGCGGTGACCGTGGTCTTTCCGAGGCCGCCCGCGCCCGCATCGAGGCGGAATACAACCTGGACAAGCCGTTCATCATCCAGTACCTGCTCTACCTCAAGGGCATCTTCACCCTCGACTTCGGAACGACGTTCTCCGGCCAGCCCGTGGCGGACGTGATGGCACGCGCCTTCCCCGTCACCATCAAGCTCGCGGTCATGGCTCTTGCCTTCGAGGCCTTCTTCGGCATCCTCTTCGGCGTCATCGCCGGGGTCCGCCGCGGTGGCGTCTTCGACTCCACCGTCCTGGTGATGTCCCTGATGGTCATCGCCGTGCCCAGCTTCGTCATCGGCTTCGTGCTCCAGTTCGTCGTCGGAGTGAAGTGGGGGATACTCCCCGTCACGGTCGGATCGAACGAGACCTTCACGGCGCTGCTCATGCCCGCCATCGTGCTGGGTTCAGTGTCCTTCGCCTACGTCCTGCGACTGACCCGCCAGTCTGTCAGCGAGAACCTGCGCGCCGACTACGTCCGTACCGCCCGCGCCAAGGGCCTGGGCAACGGTCAGGTGATGACCAGGCACGTCCTGCGTAACTCGCTCATTCCTGTCGCCACCTTCCTCGGGGCGGACCTGGGCGCGCTCATGGGCGGCGCCATCGTCACCGAGGGAATCTTCGCCATCAACGGTGTCGGTGGCACCATCTACCAGGCGATCATCAAGGGCGAGCCGACGACCGTGGTCTCCTTCACCACTGTGCTCGTGATCGTCTACATCATCGCAAACCTCATCGTTGACCTGATCTACGCCGTGCTCGACCCGAGGATCCGCTATGCCTGA
- a CDS encoding ABC transporter permease, which yields MPDMNRNVANPAGEEDLLATRHPTPRPGQGHYIAETDETGLGAVDAVADESAPSSMWGEAWRHLRRRPLFWASALLILVAVLMALLPQLFTSVDPRACTLSNSLGDSQAGHPFGFDRQGCDIYSRTIYGARASVAVGLLTTALVVVIGTFIGALAGFFGGIMDTLLSRLTDIFFAIPLVLAAIVVMQVFKDHRTIITVVLVLGLFGWTNIARITRGAVMGVKNEEYVTAARALGASRFKILSSHIMPNAAAPIIVYATVALGTFIVAEATLSFLGIGLPPTIVSWGGDISAAQASLRTAPMVLFYPAMALALTVLSFIMLGDVVRDALDPKARKR from the coding sequence ATGCCTGACATGAACAGAAACGTCGCCAACCCGGCCGGCGAGGAAGACCTGCTGGCCACCCGTCACCCCACCCCGCGCCCGGGGCAGGGGCACTACATCGCCGAGACCGACGAAACGGGACTCGGGGCCGTCGACGCTGTCGCCGACGAGTCCGCGCCGTCGTCCATGTGGGGTGAGGCCTGGCGCCACCTGCGCCGCCGCCCGCTGTTCTGGGCGTCCGCGTTGCTCATCCTCGTGGCGGTGCTCATGGCCCTGCTCCCGCAGTTGTTCACCTCCGTCGACCCGCGTGCCTGCACGCTGTCGAACTCCCTGGGTGATTCGCAGGCGGGGCACCCCTTCGGTTTCGACCGCCAGGGCTGTGACATCTACTCCCGCACCATCTACGGTGCCCGCGCCTCCGTGGCCGTGGGGCTCCTCACCACTGCTCTGGTGGTGGTCATCGGCACCTTCATCGGAGCGCTCGCCGGATTCTTCGGCGGGATCATGGACACCCTCCTCTCGCGTCTCACGGACATCTTCTTCGCGATCCCGCTGGTGCTGGCCGCCATCGTGGTCATGCAGGTGTTCAAGGACCACCGCACCATCATCACCGTCGTGCTGGTCCTGGGACTCTTCGGCTGGACAAACATCGCGCGCATCACCCGTGGTGCCGTGATGGGCGTGAAGAACGAGGAGTACGTCACCGCGGCCCGTGCGCTCGGTGCCTCGCGGTTCAAGATCCTCTCCAGCCACATAATGCCCAATGCGGCCGCCCCGATCATCGTCTACGCCACGGTGGCACTGGGCACCTTCATCGTCGCGGAGGCCACTCTGTCGTTCCTGGGCATCGGTCTGCCACCGACGATCGTCAGCTGGGGCGGAGACATCTCCGCCGCGCAGGCCTCCCTGCGCACTGCACCGATGGTCCTGTTCTACCCGGCGATGGCGCTGGCGCTCACCGTCCTGAGCTTCATCATGCTCGGTGACGTCGTCCGTGACGCCCTCGACCCGAAGGCGAGGAAGCGATGA
- a CDS encoding energy-coupling factor transporter transmembrane component T family protein: MNLLADINPVTRVLGLILLTTPLLLSVDVVSAGVSLAFTIIVAPLCGVGWGRLLRRGWPILLAAPLAAVPMALYGRPEGDTYLQFLLAHVTDNSLQLAAAIFVRVLAVGLPVIVLSTDVDPTDLGDGLAQVLRLPERFVLGAVAAARLVSLFRDDLDSMRRARRARGIADEGRIRYFLTLSFGLLVLSLRRGSKLATAMEARGFNRVAEHGRTWARESTLSRQDWIVMAVCLLVSVGAIGIAVAVGTFRFLGVA; encoded by the coding sequence ATGAATCTGCTCGCCGACATCAACCCCGTCACCCGCGTCCTCGGACTCATCCTGCTGACCACCCCGCTACTGCTCTCCGTGGACGTGGTCTCCGCGGGCGTGTCCCTCGCATTCACCATCATCGTCGCGCCCCTGTGCGGCGTGGGGTGGGGGCGGCTGCTCCGGCGCGGTTGGCCGATCCTGCTGGCCGCACCGCTGGCGGCCGTCCCCATGGCGCTCTACGGCCGACCAGAAGGGGACACCTACCTCCAGTTCCTCCTCGCGCACGTCACCGACAATTCCCTCCAGCTGGCGGCGGCGATCTTCGTCCGTGTGCTGGCCGTCGGTCTCCCGGTCATCGTCCTGTCGACCGACGTTGATCCGACCGATCTCGGCGACGGCCTGGCGCAGGTCCTCCGGCTGCCGGAGCGCTTCGTCCTCGGAGCCGTTGCCGCCGCCAGACTGGTCTCGCTGTTCCGGGACGACCTCGACTCAATGCGCCGGGCACGCCGGGCGCGCGGCATCGCCGACGAGGGCCGCATCCGTTACTTCCTCACCCTTTCCTTCGGGCTGCTGGTGTTGTCACTGCGGAGGGGGTCGAAGCTGGCGACCGCCATGGAGGCACGCGGGTTCAACCGCGTTGCCGAACACGGCCGGACCTGGGCCCGCGAATCCACCTTGTCCCGGCAGGACTGGATTGTCATGGCTGTGTGTCTGCTCGTCTCGGTCGGTGCCATCGGCATCGCGGTGGCCGTCGGGACCTTCCGTTTCCTGGGGGTGGCGTGA